A genomic window from Xyrauchen texanus isolate HMW12.3.18 chromosome 31, RBS_HiC_50CHRs, whole genome shotgun sequence includes:
- the LOC127624646 gene encoding oocyte-specific histone RNA stem-loop-binding protein 2-like isoform X1: MSTRTETLLQSPLKSRVLPFHLWPTDIPQDLKPKTHSCSPEPWLLPGCSSVYDSLVRFPPISCSKTSQSTYHNGKKTSAFQKPRRSSILERCILKMSTASVAVGTEDVDGIKRSPSGRQWCSHNVDQAQFETNEAVLKRRQKQIQYGKNTCGYQNYVQQVPKPLRISGVHPSTPNKYRKYSRRSWDMQVRLWRRALHAWDPPSASQKDIEGQDPIDQLQDLLEKMNTELCEFGEKEGTKWEMAPGSCASMISQPNDISTDSPWLSFNASQVEISYHQSQTSQLGLGYTFSSHLTAQENVLGWLRFLLETDHNLNQAPLLQEEPFWRFT; encoded by the exons ATGTCAACTCGGACAGAAACCCTTCTTCAAAGCCCCTTAAAGTCGcg AGTTCTGCCTTTTCACCTGTGGCCAACAGACATACCACAAGACTTAAAGCCTAAAACACACTCATGTAGCCCAGAACCTTGGCTTCTTCCAGGCTGCAGTTCAGTGTATGATAGTCTTGTCAG ATTCCCACCTATCAGCTGCTCTAAAACCTCACAGTCGACCTACCATAATGGAAAAAAAACCTCTGCTTTTCAGAAGCCTCGCAG GTCCTCCATTCTTGAGAGGTGTATCCTAAAGATGTCTACAGCTAGTGTTGCTGTTGGAACGGAGGATGTAGATGGAATCAAGAG GTCACCTTCAGGGCGACAGTGGTGCTCCCACAATGTTGACCAAGCACAATTTGAAACTAATGAGGCAGTTTTGAAGCGCAGACAAAAACAGATTCAGTATGGAAAGAACACCTGTGGCTACCAAAACTATGTGCAGCAGGTTCCAAA GCCcctgcgcatctctggggttcACCCATCCACTCCCAACAAATACCGCAAATATAGCCGTAGATCTTGGGATATGCAAGTCAGGCTTTGGCGTAGAGCACTTCACGCATGGGATCCACCATCTGCTTCACAGAAAGACATTGAAGGACAAGACCCAATTGATCAACT CCAGGACCTGCTTGAGAAGATGAATACGGAGTTATGCGAATTTGGAGAAAAAGAGGGAACAAAGTGGGAGATGGCACCAGGCTCTTGTGCTTCCATGATTTCTCAACCTAATGACATATCAACTGATAGTCCTTGGCTGTCTTTTAATGCCTCTCAA GTTGAGATATCGTACCACCAGAGCCAAACCTCTCAGCTTGGATTGGGCTATACTTTCAGCAGTCATCTAACTGCTCAGGAGAATGTTCTAGGATGGTTGCGATTTCTCCTTGAGACCGACCACAACCTGAACCAGGCACCTTTGCTGCAAGAAGAGCCTTTCTGGAGATTTACATAG
- the LOC127624646 gene encoding oocyte-specific histone RNA stem-loop-binding protein 2-like isoform X2: MIRVLPFHLWPTDIPQDLKPKTHSCSPEPWLLPGCSSVYDSLVRFPPISCSKTSQSTYHNGKKTSAFQKPRRSSILERCILKMSTASVAVGTEDVDGIKRSPSGRQWCSHNVDQAQFETNEAVLKRRQKQIQYGKNTCGYQNYVQQVPKPLRISGVHPSTPNKYRKYSRRSWDMQVRLWRRALHAWDPPSASQKDIEGQDPIDQLQDLLEKMNTELCEFGEKEGTKWEMAPGSCASMISQPNDISTDSPWLSFNASQVEISYHQSQTSQLGLGYTFSSHLTAQENVLGWLRFLLETDHNLNQAPLLQEEPFWRFT; this comes from the exons AGTTCTGCCTTTTCACCTGTGGCCAACAGACATACCACAAGACTTAAAGCCTAAAACACACTCATGTAGCCCAGAACCTTGGCTTCTTCCAGGCTGCAGTTCAGTGTATGATAGTCTTGTCAG ATTCCCACCTATCAGCTGCTCTAAAACCTCACAGTCGACCTACCATAATGGAAAAAAAACCTCTGCTTTTCAGAAGCCTCGCAG GTCCTCCATTCTTGAGAGGTGTATCCTAAAGATGTCTACAGCTAGTGTTGCTGTTGGAACGGAGGATGTAGATGGAATCAAGAG GTCACCTTCAGGGCGACAGTGGTGCTCCCACAATGTTGACCAAGCACAATTTGAAACTAATGAGGCAGTTTTGAAGCGCAGACAAAAACAGATTCAGTATGGAAAGAACACCTGTGGCTACCAAAACTATGTGCAGCAGGTTCCAAA GCCcctgcgcatctctggggttcACCCATCCACTCCCAACAAATACCGCAAATATAGCCGTAGATCTTGGGATATGCAAGTCAGGCTTTGGCGTAGAGCACTTCACGCATGGGATCCACCATCTGCTTCACAGAAAGACATTGAAGGACAAGACCCAATTGATCAACT CCAGGACCTGCTTGAGAAGATGAATACGGAGTTATGCGAATTTGGAGAAAAAGAGGGAACAAAGTGGGAGATGGCACCAGGCTCTTGTGCTTCCATGATTTCTCAACCTAATGACATATCAACTGATAGTCCTTGGCTGTCTTTTAATGCCTCTCAA GTTGAGATATCGTACCACCAGAGCCAAACCTCTCAGCTTGGATTGGGCTATACTTTCAGCAGTCATCTAACTGCTCAGGAGAATGTTCTAGGATGGTTGCGATTTCTCCTTGAGACCGACCACAACCTGAACCAGGCACCTTTGCTGCAAGAAGAGCCTTTCTGGAGATTTACATAG